From the Accumulibacter sp. genome, one window contains:
- a CDS encoding M20 aminoacylase family protein — protein sequence MSILSIPFVEELAALRRDIHAHPELAFTEFRTADLVARELERYGLEVDRGLASTGVVGILRNGRGRRGIGLRADMDALPLHEKNDFPHRSRHSGQMHACGHDGHTAILLGAARYLAAHRDELAIDGSVYFIFQPAEESEGGAAVMIEDGLFDRFPMTAVFGLHNWPGLPVGQLAVMPGPVMAGTCAFEITVRGHGCHAAMPQQGVDTLVVASQLTLALQTVVARNVHPCESAVVSVTQIHGGEAWNIIPDDAVLRGTIRSFKPEVQELVERAIERICSGVASAFAAQISVHFDHRYPPTVNSQAESELCRRVATRLLGADNVRTSELPSMGAEDFAYMLREKPGCYVWLGNGPGTGGCTLHNPHYDFNDELLPLGVSYWVRLAECVLGESSPGDDD from the coding sequence ATGAGCATCCTCAGCATTCCCTTTGTCGAAGAACTCGCGGCGCTGCGTCGCGACATCCATGCTCACCCGGAGCTCGCATTTACCGAGTTCCGCACCGCTGACCTGGTCGCGCGGGAATTGGAGCGCTACGGTCTCGAGGTCGACCGCGGCCTAGCCAGTACGGGAGTCGTCGGGATTTTGCGCAATGGCCGCGGCCGCCGCGGCATCGGACTTCGCGCCGACATGGACGCCCTGCCATTGCACGAGAAGAACGACTTTCCGCACCGCTCGCGCCATTCCGGGCAGATGCACGCCTGCGGGCATGACGGGCATACGGCGATCCTCCTCGGCGCCGCGCGCTACCTGGCCGCCCACCGGGATGAGCTGGCGATCGACGGCAGCGTGTACTTCATCTTCCAGCCAGCCGAGGAGTCGGAGGGCGGGGCAGCAGTCATGATCGAGGACGGCCTGTTCGACCGGTTTCCGATGACGGCCGTCTTTGGTCTCCACAACTGGCCGGGATTGCCGGTGGGGCAGTTGGCGGTGATGCCGGGTCCGGTCATGGCCGGTACCTGTGCCTTCGAGATCACCGTCCGCGGCCATGGATGTCATGCCGCGATGCCACAACAAGGGGTCGATACCCTGGTCGTCGCGAGCCAATTGACGCTTGCGCTGCAGACGGTTGTCGCCCGCAACGTGCATCCCTGCGAATCGGCAGTGGTCAGCGTCACGCAGATTCACGGCGGGGAAGCGTGGAACATCATCCCGGACGATGCCGTCCTGCGTGGCACGATCCGCAGCTTCAAGCCAGAGGTCCAGGAACTCGTGGAACGAGCCATCGAGCGGATCTGCAGCGGCGTCGCGAGCGCCTTCGCGGCGCAGATCTCTGTTCACTTCGACCACCGCTATCCGCCGACGGTCAACAGTCAAGCGGAGAGCGAGCTCTGTCGCCGTGTGGCCACGCGCCTGCTTGGTGCCGACAACGTCCGCACCAGCGAGTTGCCGTCGATGGGCGCGGAGGATTTCGCGTACATGTTGCGCGAGAAGCCGGGGTGCTACGTCTGGCTCGGGAACGGCCCAGGCACCGGCGGCTGTACCTTGCACAACCCGCATTACGATTTCAACGACGAGCTGTTGCCGCTTGGTGTCAGCTACTGGGTGCGGCTTGCCGAATGCGTCCTCGGGGAGTCGTCGCCAGGCGATGACGACTGA
- a CDS encoding phosphate-starvation-inducible PsiE family protein, with product MKGQEKDPADPVQPIFPDEQLINRLRGSIRHAARVLAVLMVFVIWWGVADVVYVLYSRISVHPYFLLEISDILATFGAFMAVLIAIEVFVNIVSYLQEGGLHLEIVLATAYMAVLRKIVILDYKEVSPDYVYATAALALAVSVGYYLAKSLHGTQAGTGGQ from the coding sequence ATGAAAGGCCAGGAAAAGGACCCCGCGGATCCGGTGCAACCCATTTTCCCAGACGAGCAGCTGATCAACCGCTTACGGGGCAGCATCCGCCATGCGGCGCGCGTGCTGGCGGTGCTGATGGTCTTCGTCATCTGGTGGGGTGTCGCCGACGTAGTATATGTGCTCTATAGCAGGATCAGCGTCCACCCCTATTTTCTGCTCGAAATCAGCGACATTCTCGCAACCTTCGGGGCCTTCATGGCAGTACTGATCGCCATTGAAGTGTTCGTCAATATCGTGAGCTACCTGCAGGAGGGTGGACTGCACCTCGAGATCGTTCTGGCGACGGCCTACATGGCGGTCCTTCGCAAGATTGTCATCCTCGATTACAAGGAGGTCAGCCCGGACTACGTCTATGCCACGGCAGCACTGGCTCTGGCAGTGTCAGTTGGCTACTACTTGGCCAAGTCCCTACACGGAACGCAGGCGGGAACGGGCGGCCAGTGA
- a CDS encoding transposase family protein, with protein sequence MSKPCSRPTRAGIRAQRSDKRRQEQALNAKRRAMGQRPQSPPPLPNRCSAFTTIDEERAAREDAVSKQARLLRQELPALLDQLERIPDPRAPRKRRHKLTALLLYGLLMFVFQFASRRETNREMTRPQFLANLQLLFPQIEALPHADTLYRLLRDIDLTQLEQAHVDLVRRLIRGKSFRRYLINHCHPIAIDGSQKLAGDTLWAEELLQRSVGKDENRHTQYFVYVLEASLVFHGGLVIPLLSEFLEHALGDSEAQKQDCELRGFARLSDRLKRLFPRLPILLVLDGLYANGPVMQRCRRAGWQFMIVLRDKDLPSVWEEFRALQPRQSQTRQLDWGKRQQHFSWVNDIEYAFGANGRCRLKLHVVVCEESWQRVDQQAAIVTETARHAWLSSRPLSCENVHVRCNLGARHRWGIEAGFLVEKHQGYHYEHAFALDWNAMRGYHLLMRLAHVFNTLARFTRQLRDLFDQLGVRGAIAFIRNSCAAPWLDSARMRVLLAKPFLLQLE encoded by the coding sequence ATGAGCAAACCCTGCAGTCGTCCGACGCGTGCCGGCATTCGGGCGCAACGCAGCGACAAGAGACGGCAGGAGCAGGCGCTGAACGCGAAGCGGCGCGCGATGGGACAACGGCCCCAGTCACCCCCGCCGCTGCCCAACCGATGCTCGGCCTTCACGACCATCGACGAAGAACGGGCAGCCCGCGAGGACGCCGTGAGCAAGCAGGCACGCCTCCTGCGCCAGGAGCTGCCGGCCTTGCTCGACCAGCTGGAACGGATTCCCGACCCGCGGGCCCCCAGGAAGCGCCGGCACAAGCTGACCGCGCTGCTGCTCTATGGGCTGCTGATGTTCGTCTTCCAGTTCGCCTCCCGGCGCGAGACCAACCGCGAAATGACCCGTCCGCAGTTCCTCGCCAACCTGCAATTGCTGTTCCCGCAGATCGAGGCCCTGCCGCACGCCGACACCCTCTATCGGCTGCTGCGCGACATCGACCTGACGCAACTCGAACAGGCGCACGTCGACCTGGTGCGCCGCCTGATCCGCGGCAAGAGCTTCCGGCGTTATCTGATCAACCACTGCCATCCGATCGCCATCGATGGCTCGCAGAAGCTCGCCGGCGACACCCTCTGGGCGGAGGAACTCCTGCAGCGCAGCGTCGGCAAGGACGAAAACCGCCACACCCAGTACTTCGTCTACGTGCTCGAAGCCAGCCTCGTCTTCCACGGCGGTCTGGTCATCCCGTTGCTCAGCGAGTTCCTCGAACACGCGCTGGGCGACAGCGAAGCGCAGAAGCAGGATTGCGAGCTGCGCGGCTTTGCGCGCTTGAGCGACCGGCTCAAGAGGCTGTTCCCGCGCCTGCCGATCCTGCTCGTGCTCGACGGACTCTACGCCAACGGGCCGGTGATGCAACGCTGCCGGCGCGCCGGCTGGCAGTTCATGATCGTCCTCCGGGACAAGGATCTGCCCTCGGTCTGGGAGGAGTTCCGCGCGCTGCAGCCCCGGCAGTCGCAAACCCGGCAGCTGGACTGGGGCAAACGCCAACAGCACTTCAGCTGGGTCAATGACATCGAGTATGCCTTTGGCGCGAACGGTCGTTGCCGGCTCAAGCTGCACGTGGTCGTCTGTGAGGAAAGCTGGCAGCGGGTCGACCAACAGGCCGCCATCGTGACCGAGACGGCACGCCACGCCTGGCTCTCCAGTCGGCCGCTCAGCTGCGAGAACGTCCATGTGCGTTGCAATCTCGGCGCCCGCCACCGCTGGGGCATCGAAGCGGGCTTCCTCGTCGAGAAACACCAGGGCTACCACTACGAGCATGCCTTTGCCCTCGACTGGAATGCGATGCGCGGCTACCACCTCCTGATGCGGCTGGCGCATGTCTTCAATACCCTGGCGCGCTTCACGCGACAGCTGCGCGATCTGTTCGACCAACTCGGCGTGCGCGGGGCCATCGCCTTCATCCGAAATTCCTGCGCTGCGCCCTGGCTCGATTCCGCGCGGATGCGCGTGCTTCTCGCCAAACCCTTTCTGCTGCAACTCGAGTGA
- a CDS encoding DUF4338 domain-containing protein codes for MDAMTPSSWVHCGREFSAREVADICATVAWLPGLARHELAATLCEHLGWVTLTGTAKTGACLEFLQRLQAAGLLVLPAQRAARVSRSTPRCPAQPRAVAEPMVEPTPVEVSLSALAPVRLEVIRDTALAKQWDDLMARWHPLGFQGAFGYRLRYFITAGELRLGCVLLSGAARAVAVRDDWIGWTAQTRRHNLPRVLNNSRFLIFPHVRVPHLASQVLGQLARRARSDWLEHWGFEPLLLESFVDPRQHAGTCYRAAGWQLLGETSGRGLARPGRTYHSTPRQVWVKPLGSDGRDRLCAVTEPTRR; via the coding sequence ATGGATGCGATGACGCCGAGCAGTTGGGTGCACTGCGGCCGGGAGTTCAGTGCGCGAGAGGTTGCCGACATCTGCGCGACGGTGGCGTGGCTGCCCGGGTTGGCGCGCCATGAACTGGCGGCGACGCTGTGCGAGCATCTGGGCTGGGTGACGCTGACGGGGACGGCGAAGACCGGCGCCTGCCTGGAGTTCCTGCAGCGCTTGCAGGCGGCCGGCCTGCTCGTCCTGCCCGCACAGCGGGCCGCGCGGGTATCCCGTTCGACGCCACGCTGCCCGGCGCAGCCCCGGGCCGTTGCCGAGCCGATGGTCGAGCCGACTCCGGTGGAGGTTTCGCTGTCGGCCCTGGCCCCGGTCCGCCTGGAAGTGATCCGCGACACCGCCTTGGCGAAGCAATGGGATGATCTGATGGCGCGCTGGCACCCGCTCGGTTTCCAGGGTGCCTTCGGCTACCGGTTGCGTTACTTCATCACGGCGGGCGAGCTGCGGCTCGGTTGTGTCCTGTTGTCCGGTGCCGCCCGGGCAGTGGCCGTGCGCGACGACTGGATCGGCTGGACCGCTCAGACCCGGCGCCACAACCTGCCACGGGTACTCAACAACAGTCGCTTCCTGATCTTCCCGCACGTCCGCGTGCCGCATCTGGCCAGCCAGGTGCTCGGCCAACTCGCGCGTCGTGCGCGCAGCGACTGGCTCGAACACTGGGGCTTCGAGCCCCTGCTGCTGGAAAGCTTCGTCGACCCGCGCCAGCATGCCGGCACCTGCTACCGGGCTGCCGGCTGGCAATTGCTCGGAGAGACCAGCGGACGCGGGCTGGCCCGCCCTGGGCGGACCTATCACAGCACGCCTCGGCAAGTATGGGTCAAGCCGCTCGGCAGCGACGGTCGGGACCGGCTGTGCGCCGTGACCGAGCCCACCCGGCGATGA
- a CDS encoding sensor domain-containing diguanylate cyclase, with amino-acid sequence MNRVRSFGFATRWRIGALLVWLVLACLLPGILGVAVLFAREYRNGRAQLERDLMATARAMAQAVDSRLLRAQTVGEVLATSDALTRQDLEGFHRRAREVIATTKVGMNVVLSDESGQQIINTLRDFGEPLPRHGHPAMLRRVFETAKPVVSEVYIGGVLRRPVVSIDLPVISDTKVAYVLSIGLSPYDFNAILVAQNFPAGWVSAVFDHTGIIAARTHAPEEFIGRKGTAEYIQRISESPEGVMETVTLEGTPTLSAWRRSSVTGWSVGIGIPRQLLERDLMHTMTWLGLGLATLLVVGLGLAWMAGRIIAASVRALTEPAIALGNGQLVPIPEVSIQESAEVATALRQAGQLLAERSAALVAANRELEQLARRDALTGLHNRKSANERLRMEFLRLKRSGHPYAVLFVDVDWFKEVNDSYGHEVGDRVLRHMATVLASSLRATDFVARYGGEEFVALLSETTREGALRTAEVVRRTVADQSFPVVGQVTVSIGVAMARSEDEDEDRAVRRADKALYKAKEDGRNVVRSS; translated from the coding sequence GTGAACAGGGTTCGGTCATTCGGCTTTGCTACCCGCTGGCGAATCGGCGCGCTACTTGTGTGGCTGGTTCTGGCCTGCCTCTTGCCTGGGATACTGGGCGTCGCGGTCCTCTTCGCCCGGGAATACCGGAACGGACGTGCCCAACTCGAACGGGACTTGATGGCCACGGCACGTGCCATGGCTCAAGCCGTTGATAGCCGGTTGCTCAGGGCGCAGACCGTCGGCGAGGTATTGGCCACCTCCGACGCCCTGACCCGGCAAGACCTGGAGGGCTTCCACCGACGAGCACGCGAGGTCATCGCAACGACGAAAGTCGGGATGAACGTGGTCCTCAGCGACGAGAGCGGCCAGCAGATCATCAATACGCTGCGGGACTTCGGCGAGCCTTTGCCGCGGCACGGCCATCCGGCAATGCTTCGCCGTGTCTTTGAGACCGCAAAGCCCGTGGTCTCGGAGGTCTACATCGGTGGCGTACTGCGCAGGCCCGTGGTCAGTATCGACCTGCCGGTGATCTCCGACACGAAGGTGGCCTACGTTCTGAGCATCGGTTTGTCACCGTATGACTTCAACGCCATCCTCGTCGCACAGAACTTTCCAGCGGGATGGGTCTCCGCAGTCTTCGATCACACGGGCATCATTGCCGCGCGGACCCACGCTCCAGAAGAGTTCATCGGCCGGAAGGGAACGGCCGAGTACATCCAGCGCATCAGCGAATCTCCAGAGGGTGTGATGGAGACGGTCACGCTCGAGGGGACTCCGACGCTGTCGGCTTGGAGGCGCTCGTCGGTCACGGGCTGGAGCGTCGGCATTGGCATCCCACGACAGTTGTTGGAGCGGGATCTGATGCACACCATGACTTGGCTGGGCTTGGGCCTGGCCACTTTGCTCGTCGTCGGGCTCGGCTTGGCGTGGATGGCAGGGCGCATCATCGCCGCATCTGTGCGTGCGCTGACCGAACCGGCCATCGCCTTGGGCAACGGGCAGTTGGTGCCCATTCCAGAGGTATCCATACAGGAATCAGCCGAGGTCGCCACTGCTCTTCGTCAGGCCGGTCAGCTGTTGGCGGAACGTTCTGCCGCCTTGGTAGCCGCCAATCGGGAACTGGAGCAACTCGCGCGGCGCGATGCGCTCACCGGGCTGCACAATCGGAAGTCTGCCAATGAGCGGCTACGCATGGAGTTTCTCCGCCTGAAACGGTCGGGTCATCCTTATGCCGTTCTGTTTGTCGATGTCGACTGGTTCAAGGAGGTCAACGACAGCTATGGCCACGAAGTTGGTGACCGCGTCCTGCGGCACATGGCGACCGTCCTCGCGAGTTCCTTGCGAGCGACAGACTTCGTTGCTCGTTACGGCGGGGAAGAGTTCGTGGCCCTCCTCTCGGAGACGACTCGCGAGGGCGCATTGCGGACCGCTGAGGTCGTTCGTCGCACAGTTGCCGATCAATCTTTTCCCGTGGTGGGTCAAGTGACTGTCAGTATTGGTGTCGCAATGGCCCGGAGCGAGGATGAGGATGAGGATCGAGCGGTACGCCGGGCAGACAAGGCCCTCTATAAGGCCAAGGAAGATGGCCGAAACGTGGTTCGGTCCAGCTAG
- a CDS encoding DUF2793 domain-containing protein encodes MAANLNRLAAVVVLSVQDPDLGTPPASPVDGDRLRIPAGATAAWSGRSGQIAIRVGGAWEFHAPRVGWLCFIEDKAVPSVHKAAGWSAGVAI; translated from the coding sequence ATGGCCGCCAACCTCAACCGACTTGCTGCGGTGGTGGTGCTGTCCGTACAAGACCCGGATCTCGGGACGCCGCCGGCGAGTCCGGTCGACGGTGACCGTCTCCGGATTCCGGCCGGTGCGACGGCTGCGTGGTCGGGGCGGAGCGGTCAGATTGCGATACGCGTCGGCGGTGCCTGGGAGTTCCACGCACCGAGGGTGGGCTGGCTGTGTTTCATCGAGGATAAGGCTGTGCCGTCGGTTCACAAGGCGGCCGGCTGGAGTGCTGGCGTGGCGATCTGA
- a CDS encoding Mth938-like domain-containing protein yields MKIDRTDFGSITIDGATFPHDVVIRLSGEVLKRKKRLSKQHYGTSHTVSVDEAEFVYERGCDTLVVGTGQYGNVHLSPEAAEFFTNHDCRVVLQPTPQAIKAYNKAKGKAIGLFHVTC; encoded by the coding sequence ATGAAAATCGATCGTACCGACTTTGGCAGCATCACCATCGATGGCGCCACTTTCCCGCACGACGTCGTCATCCGCCTCTCGGGGGAGGTGCTCAAGCGCAAGAAGAGACTCTCCAAGCAGCACTATGGCACCTCGCATACCGTTTCCGTGGACGAGGCGGAATTCGTCTACGAGAGGGGCTGCGACACTCTGGTTGTGGGTACCGGTCAGTACGGCAACGTTCACCTGTCGCCGGAGGCTGCCGAATTCTTCACCAACCATGACTGCCGCGTGGTTCTGCAGCCGACGCCGCAGGCGATCAAGGCCTATAACAAGGCCAAGGGCAAAGCCATCGGGTTGTTCCATGTCACCTGCTGA
- a CDS encoding helix-turn-helix domain-containing protein — MTTEPWLSVEKVAQHLGVAKDTVYRWREHRGLPAHRVGRLWKFKRSEVDDWVRAGSADEEQGAGGNNAREN, encoded by the coding sequence ATGACCACAGAACCGTGGCTTTCCGTCGAGAAGGTCGCCCAGCACCTGGGTGTGGCCAAGGACACCGTCTATCGCTGGCGCGAGCACCGGGGGCTGCCGGCGCACCGCGTCGGGCGTCTGTGGAAGTTCAAGCGGTCCGAAGTGGACGACTGGGTGCGCGCCGGGAGCGCGGACGAAGAACAAGGCGCGGGCGGCAACAACGCCCGCGAGAACTGA
- the tnpA gene encoding IS66 family insertion sequence element accessory protein TnpA, whose product MDKAGEREARWRGHVDAWRASGGSQKAYCERHGLSSHSLSYWHLRLAKGRGSSGARGPLTLVPAVRVANAVASTPSLSLHSPQGWRLDFAALPPAGWLTALWGERA is encoded by the coding sequence ATGGACAAGGCAGGGGAACGAGAAGCGCGGTGGCGGGGGCATGTGGACGCCTGGCGGGCGAGCGGCGGCAGCCAGAAGGCGTACTGTGAGCGGCACGGGCTGAGCAGCCATTCGCTCAGTTACTGGCACCTGCGCTTGGCGAAGGGTCGAGGATCGAGCGGAGCGAGAGGCCCACTGACCCTGGTTCCTGCAGTGAGGGTTGCCAATGCCGTGGCCTCAACGCCGAGCCTGTCGCTCCACAGCCCCCAGGGCTGGCGACTCGACTTTGCCGCGTTGCCACCGGCTGGGTGGTTGACGGCCCTGTGGGGAGAGCGCGCATGA
- the tnpB gene encoding IS66 family insertion sequence element accessory protein TnpB (TnpB, as the term is used for proteins encoded by IS66 family insertion elements, is considered an accessory protein, since TnpC, encoded by a neighboring gene, is a DDE family transposase.), whose protein sequence is MNAPLGAVPERIWLAVEAVDMRLGIDGLSARIQASLGRSPCDGTAYAFTNRRRSRLKLLVWDGTGVWLSQRRLHRGSFTWPSASDPVFALTTAQWRWLIAGVDWQRRDAPAPASWHV, encoded by the coding sequence ATGAACGCGCCGCTCGGGGCGGTGCCCGAGCGCATCTGGCTGGCCGTCGAAGCGGTAGACATGCGCCTGGGCATTGATGGCCTGTCAGCCCGCATCCAGGCCAGTCTTGGGCGCAGCCCCTGTGACGGCACCGCCTACGCCTTTACCAACCGGCGCCGCAGCCGGCTCAAACTGCTGGTCTGGGACGGCACCGGCGTCTGGCTGTCGCAACGGCGGTTGCACCGTGGCTCCTTCACCTGGCCGAGCGCCAGCGACCCGGTCTTCGCCCTCACCACGGCGCAGTGGCGTTGGCTGATCGCCGGCGTAGACTGGCAACGCCGGGACGCGCCCGCACCCGCCAGCTGGCACGTATAA
- the tnpC gene encoding IS66 family transposase: MDLASELASFSPSPELVFWAENRLGGLLEQVKTNATEIRWRDAKIEKLTLELAYLRRMKFGVKSESLAAGERDLFDETLAADLAACEARLAERRQAAEMGPHQLPAEKPKRDRAGRQPLPEELPRVEHLHEPETCTCGQCGQALVRIGEDVTEKLSIVPAEFFVERHIYPKYACRPCETLTAAPAVASVIDGGLATPALLAWVMVSKYADHLPLYRLERQAARSGVTLSRSTLADWVGRIGVALEPLWLRLAELLRQGTVLHADETPVQQLDPGNGKTKRAYLWAYRSNALASDPPIVVFDYQPGRGGKYVAEFLADWQGALMVDEFAGYQALFRGEVIELACLAHARRKFFDLHQANRSPLAAEALRRIGELYAIEDAAKGKAVEERARRRKETSQPLLEALHLWLQNTRRSVADGGALAKAIDYSLRRWPALARYATNGFYPIDNNPVENAIRPIAIGKKNWLFAGSEAAGQRAAAIQSLLETARLNGIEPMAWLTDTLDKLPSWPNSRIDELLPLKKPV; this comes from the coding sequence ATGGATTTAGCGAGCGAACTTGCCTCCTTCTCACCCTCGCCAGAACTGGTTTTCTGGGCCGAGAATCGGCTCGGTGGACTGCTCGAACAGGTCAAGACCAACGCCACGGAGATTCGCTGGCGCGATGCCAAGATCGAGAAGCTGACCCTCGAACTGGCCTATTTGCGGCGGATGAAGTTCGGCGTCAAGAGCGAGTCCCTGGCCGCCGGCGAACGGGACCTCTTCGACGAAACGCTCGCTGCCGACCTGGCCGCCTGCGAAGCCCGCCTGGCCGAACGGCGCCAGGCGGCCGAAATGGGGCCGCATCAGCTGCCCGCCGAGAAACCGAAACGCGACCGCGCCGGCCGTCAGCCCCTGCCCGAGGAACTGCCGCGTGTCGAGCACCTGCACGAGCCGGAAACCTGCACCTGTGGGCAATGTGGTCAGGCCCTGGTGCGGATCGGCGAGGACGTGACCGAGAAGCTCAGCATCGTCCCTGCCGAGTTCTTCGTCGAGCGCCACATCTATCCCAAGTACGCCTGCCGGCCCTGCGAAACCCTCACCGCCGCACCGGCTGTGGCTTCGGTCATCGACGGCGGTCTGGCGACACCGGCCTTGCTGGCCTGGGTGATGGTCAGCAAGTACGCCGATCATCTGCCCCTCTACCGTCTTGAACGGCAGGCCGCCCGCTCGGGGGTGACCCTGTCGCGTTCGACGCTGGCCGACTGGGTCGGCCGCATCGGCGTCGCCCTGGAACCGCTCTGGCTGCGTCTCGCCGAACTGCTGCGCCAGGGGACGGTGCTGCATGCCGATGAAACCCCGGTGCAGCAACTCGATCCGGGCAATGGCAAGACCAAGCGGGCCTATCTCTGGGCTTATCGCAGCAATGCCTTGGCCAGCGATCCGCCGATCGTCGTCTTCGACTACCAGCCCGGCCGGGGTGGGAAGTATGTGGCGGAGTTCCTCGCGGACTGGCAAGGTGCGCTGATGGTCGATGAGTTCGCCGGCTACCAGGCGCTGTTTCGTGGCGAGGTGATCGAACTCGCCTGTCTGGCCCATGCCCGGCGGAAGTTCTTCGACCTCCATCAGGCGAATCGCAGTCCCCTTGCCGCGGAGGCCCTGCGCCGCATCGGCGAGCTGTATGCCATCGAGGACGCGGCGAAAGGGAAGGCGGTCGAGGAACGCGCCCGACGACGAAAGGAAACCAGTCAGCCGCTGCTCGAAGCCCTGCACCTGTGGCTCCAGAACACTCGCCGATCGGTGGCCGACGGCGGTGCCCTGGCCAAGGCGATCGACTACAGTCTGCGGCGCTGGCCGGCATTGGCCCGGTACGCCACGAACGGTTTCTACCCGATCGACAACAACCCGGTCGAGAATGCCATTCGCCCGATCGCCATCGGGAAGAAGAATTGGCTGTTCGCCGGTTCCGAGGCGGCAGGCCAACGCGCCGCGGCGATTCAATCGCTGCTCGAAACCGCCCGCCTGAACGGCATCGAGCCGATGGCCTGGCTGACCGACACCCTGGACAAACTCCCCTCCTGGCCGAACAGCCGCATCGACGAGTTGCTGCCGCTCAAAAAGCCAGTGTGA
- a CDS encoding site-specific DNA-methyltransferase → MRQFLSDDGVILVSLDDVEAGHLRLLLDEIFGFRNRIATIVWNTRNTDNRIKTRLSPDHEYIFVYGKSESSRIEGRVIDRSDFRNPDNDPRGPYVTDPLKGKATASERPKLHDYNMEQPGTTNVWKPDPAKGWITDRAGYERLLSESRIWWPPNPATGWPRKKRFLSETQERMPASSFWPEFKTQSGARELDEILDERVFAFPKPLALMQRVISYCAPPDSLVLDSFAGTGTTAHAVLKQNAEDAGNRRFILVEMDDKIARNVTSERIKRVASGHVNGNGAVVDALGGSFQFCRLSAEPLFDAEGQIRSDVTFAQLTEFVWFAETGTGYAGQADSPLLGVHEGRAIYLLYNGILKDRSSAGGNVLTVPVFNVLPRFAGPKVIYAAANRMGSRAGREGITFKQTPYALEV, encoded by the coding sequence CTGCGGCAATTCCTATCGGACGACGGAGTGATCCTAGTTTCGTTGGACGACGTCGAAGCTGGCCATCTTCGACTCCTGTTGGACGAGATTTTTGGGTTTAGGAATCGGATCGCAACGATCGTTTGGAACACGCGCAACACAGACAACCGCATTAAGACGCGGCTCTCTCCCGACCATGAATACATCTTCGTCTATGGCAAGTCCGAATCGTCAAGGATTGAAGGGCGCGTAATCGACCGATCAGACTTTAGGAACCCAGATAACGATCCGAGGGGACCATACGTCACTGATCCCCTCAAGGGAAAGGCAACTGCCTCCGAGCGCCCCAAGCTCCATGACTACAACATGGAGCAGCCGGGTACGACGAACGTGTGGAAGCCCGACCCGGCTAAGGGCTGGATCACCGATCGTGCTGGCTACGAGCGGCTCTTGTCCGAAAGCCGCATCTGGTGGCCACCGAACCCCGCAACCGGCTGGCCTCGCAAGAAGCGCTTTTTGTCCGAGACGCAAGAACGAATGCCGGCATCCAGCTTTTGGCCGGAGTTCAAAACCCAGTCTGGGGCACGAGAGCTCGACGAGATTCTCGACGAACGCGTATTTGCATTTCCGAAGCCGTTGGCGCTAATGCAGCGTGTGATCTCTTACTGCGCTCCGCCGGATAGCTTGGTCCTCGACTCTTTCGCGGGGACTGGCACCACTGCGCACGCCGTACTGAAGCAAAACGCCGAGGACGCTGGGAATCGCCGGTTCATCCTCGTGGAGATGGATGACAAGATTGCGCGAAATGTGACATCCGAACGAATCAAGCGCGTCGCGTCCGGTCACGTCAATGGCAACGGCGCTGTAGTCGACGCTCTCGGCGGCAGCTTCCAGTTCTGCCGTCTCTCAGCGGAACCTCTGTTCGATGCTGAAGGCCAGATCCGAAGCGACGTGACGTTCGCCCAATTGACCGAGTTTGTCTGGTTCGCCGAGACCGGCACCGGCTACGCGGGTCAGGCCGACTCGCCGCTGCTCGGCGTACACGAGGGGCGGGCGATCTACCTGCTCTACAACGGCATCCTCAAAGATCGTTCATCCGCGGGCGGTAACGTGCTCACCGTCCCAGTGTTCAATGTGCTGCCCAGGTTCGCCGGCCCCAAGGTGATCTATGCCGCTGCCAACCGCATGGGTAGCCGCGCAGGACGAGAGGGCATCACCTTCAAGCAGACCCCTTACGCGCTGGAGGTGTAA